From one Nitrospinota bacterium genomic stretch:
- a CDS encoding HigA family addiction module antidote protein, which translates to MATMFNPPHPGEVIKELCIVPLGLTVTKAAKAIGVSRKALSELLNGKSGISPEMAIRLSLAFGTTPESWLSMQMDYDLWMAKKKTGKLKVKKLAA; encoded by the coding sequence ATGGCCACAATGTTCAATCCTCCGCATCCTGGTGAAGTGATAAAGGAACTGTGCATCGTTCCGCTGGGGCTTACGGTCACAAAGGCGGCGAAGGCCATCGGCGTGTCCCGCAAGGCCCTTTCGGAGCTATTAAATGGCAAGTCGGGTATAAGCCCTGAAATGGCGATCAGGCTTTCACTGGCTTTTGGCACAACGCCGGAAAGCTGGCTTTCGATGCAGATGGATTATGATCTTTGGATGGCGAAAAAGAAAACCGGCAAGCTGAAGGTCAAAAAACTCGCTGCTTGA
- a CDS encoding Rrf2 family transcriptional regulator, whose protein sequence is MRISTKGHYAVQAMVDLAAQSGEAPVSLGVIAERQELSQNYLEQLFVKLRKSSLVKSSRGPGGGYILARPADHITIGQIFDAVDESMVLTECVDGGSAAGPACAKSSACRTQALWAKLGSHFNELVRSITLKDVLEGEYDLPRPSAGHAARAEFVRI, encoded by the coding sequence ATGAGGATTTCGACAAAGGGCCATTACGCCGTGCAGGCGATGGTGGACCTGGCGGCCCAGTCCGGCGAAGCCCCCGTCTCCCTTGGGGTGATAGCCGAAAGGCAGGAGCTTTCGCAAAATTATCTGGAACAGCTTTTCGTGAAGCTGCGGAAATCCAGCCTCGTGAAATCATCGCGCGGCCCCGGCGGCGGATACATTCTGGCCCGCCCGGCGGACCATATCACCATCGGGCAGATATTCGACGCGGTGGACGAGAGCATGGTGCTCACCGAATGCGTGGACGGAGGGTCGGCCGCTGGCCCCGCCTGCGCCAAGTCCAGCGCATGCCGCACACAGGCCTTGTGGGCGAAACTGGGAAGCCATTTCAACGAACTGGTGCGCTCGATCACGTTAAAGGACGTGCTTGAAGGAGAGTACGATCTGCCACGCCCATCGGCGGGGCATGCGGCCCGGGCGGAGTTTGTGAGGATATAG